The Vidua chalybeata isolate OUT-0048 chromosome 6, bVidCha1 merged haplotype, whole genome shotgun sequence genome has a segment encoding these proteins:
- the PLEKHG3 gene encoding pleckstrin homology domain-containing family G member 3, with translation MPVPACPQRPALSPEPGCAMEDPPGTRTEAWAEGLHNANNNASPGGWPGARGGHPLAAFGGPGAKPSYLDRVVQEIVESERTYARDLRSIVEGYLGKIIDAEEPVLRPEQVSALFGNIEDIYELSSTLLQNLESCANDPVAVAVCFVTRSQEFAIYTQYCNNYPSSVAALTECMRSKVQARFLRECQEQLRHALPLGAYLLKPVQRILKYHLLLQEIARHFEHKAGDDYELVLEAIDTMTCVAWYINDMKRKHEHAIRQQEIQSLLLGWKGPDLTSYGELVLEGTFRAQRVRHDRALFLFDKALLITKRRGDHYVYKSHIPCSSLMLIESTRDSLCFSLAHYKHGKQQHSLQAKSVEEKRVWTHHIKRLILENHHATIPQKAKEAILEMDLFYPPGLPRCSPERLKKSWSCQPLGDTATEPLQGRRQSEPFQHQGHTETLLERLQGHGGRRQSGVDRGRDQGARGADELGDTGMMPLSPPLPPEPTKHNLWHLGEQGLKVRPGVVGWGAQSLQPWHGALSPALTPTQNTGSDGALLEVGEPRQHPRAWAAVEGMVAEEEEEEEEETLGKDCQEELPGSGDLLLEPQEEQAGEHPWLLEGPKRPSSWGPGSCEKVSATPRPPPGSAQGPSSHTPNSSAGEHPKVPKSPSLVGTLALSSGDREPEHAAEDLQVLSSEEEEEEEEEEGEGAASILPPSVLDQASVIAERFGGGSSLSRRSSLALEGTLGRTPSHGGSTLSLDGGPQLESTEPGESHSAIPSPEPFIRARRESLLSNRDRLLLDKIKSYYGHAEHRDAGFGVRRRESLSFIPKGLVRSSVCRLNGLPRPPESPEPPTQPEAPELCQENGAQPPEPLLILEDDDVGTAVSPPGPPPQLLLTPPHLGTKVYQLARQYSLRIKSRRAGTRRPPLPPQEDGDPPPSTPSLAVPQDEALVASPSPRAPRSPSSPVGAEPFAWPDVRELRARFGAPRPPLVSRSRSAPEGPGRGGRPAGKERGSGRSRSAEANGGSNTPSPAPARYSSDGALWVAAEAPLGPGQRVLVLERLPEPPAYVQIRSPTTREKICLKAVVERCKAYQASEEYRRRCPETPGSPEPLRHGLVRDLRQKFQTLDAAS, from the exons tttcgggggtcccggggccaAGCCCAGCTACCTGGACCGCGTGGTGCAGGAGATCGTGGAGTCAGAGCGCACCTACGCCCGTGACCTGCGCAGCATCGTGGAG GGTTACCTGGGCAAGATCATCGACGCGGAGGAGCCGGTGCTGCGACCAGAGCAGGTCAGCGCGCTCTTCGGGAACATCGAGGACATCTACGAGCTCAGCAG caccctcctgcaaaacctggagagctgcGCCAATGACCCCGTGGCTGTGGCCGTGTGCTTCGTCACCCGG AGCCAGGAATTTGCCATCTACACCCAGTACTGCAACAACTACCCCAG ctcgGTGGCAGCACTGACCGAGTGCATGAGGAGCAAGGTCCAGGCACGGTTCCTGCGGGaatgccaggagcagctgcgcCATGCGCTGCCCCTCGGGGCCTACCTGCTTAAGCCTGTCCAGAGGATCCTCAAGTAccacctgctgctccag GAGATCGCCAGGCACTTTGAGCACAAGGCAGGGGATGACTACGAACTGGTGCTGGAGGCCATCGACACCATGACCTGCGTGGCCTGGTACATCAATGACATGAAGCGCAAGCACGAGCACGCCATCCGCCAGCAg GAGATCCAGtcgctgctgctgggctggaaggggccgGACCTGACGAGCTACggggagctggtgctggagggCACATTTCGGGCACAGCGGGTGCGCCACGACCGTGCCCTCTTCCTCTTCGACAAGGCCCTGCTCATCACCAAGCGCCGTGGTGACCATTATGTCTACAAGAGCCACATCCCG TGCTCCTCGCTGATGCTGATTGAGAGCACGCGGGACTCATTGTGCTTCAGCCTGGCACACTACAAACACggcaagcagcagcacagcctgcag GCCAAGAGCGTGGAGGAGAAGCGTGTGTGGACTCACCATATCAAGCGGCTCATCCTGGAGAACCACCACGCCACCATCCCCCAAAAG GCTAAGGAAGCCATCCTGGAGATGGATCTGTTCT ATCCCCCAGGCCTGCCCCGCTGCAGCCCTGAGCGCCTGAAGAAGAGCTGgtcctgccagcccctgggtGACACTGCCACCGAGCCACTCCAGGGACGCCGGCAGTCTG AGCCCTTCCAGCACCAGGGGCACACGGAGACGCTGCTGGAGCggctgcagggacacggggggcgCAGGCAGTCGGGTGTGGACCGCGGACGGGATCAGGGGGCTCGGGGTGCTGATGAgttgggggacacggggatgaTGCCACTGTCACCTCCCCTCCCCCCAGAGCCCACCAAGCACAACCTGTGGCACCTGGGCGAGCAAG GGCTGAAGGTAAGGCCGGGTGTGGTGGGTTGGGGTGCCCagtccctccagccctggcacgggGCGCTGAGCCCGGCGCTCACCCCCACACAGAACACCGGCAGCGACGGGGCGCTCCTGGAAGTGGGGGAGCCACGCCAGCACCCCAGAGCCTGGGCGGCGGTTGAAGGCATGgtggcagaggaagaggaggaggaggaagaggagactTTGGGCAAGGActgccaggaggagctgccagggtctggagatCTGCTGTTGGagccccaggaggagcag GCTGGGGAACACCCATGGCTGCTGGAGGGACCCAAGCGGCCGAGCAGCTGGGGGCCAGGGAGCTGTGAGAAGGTCAGTGCGACCCCCCGGCCCCCACCCGGGAGTGCCCAGGGACCCAGCAGCCACACCCCtaacagcagtgctggggagcacCCCAaggtccccaaatccccatccctggTGGGGACCCTGGCGCTGTccagtggggacagggaacCAGAGCACGCTGCAGAGGATTTGCAGGTGCTGAgcagcgaggaggaggaggaggaggaggaggaggagggggaaggagccGCCAGCATCCTGCCACCCTCAGTGCTGGACCAGGCCAGCGTCATCGCTGAGCGGTtcggcggcggcagcagctTGTCCCGAAGGAGCAGCCTGGCGCTGGAGGGGACCCTGGGACGCACCCCCAGCCATGGTGGCAGCACCCTCAGTCTGGATGGAGGCCCCCAGCTCGAATCCACGGAGCCCGGGGAGTCCCACAGTGCCATCCCCTCGCCCGAGCCCTTCATCAGAGCCCGCCGGGAATCGCTGCTCTCCAACCGGGACCGCCTGCTCCTCGACAAGATCAAGAGCTACTATGGCCATGCCGAACACCGTGATGCCGGTTTTGGGGTGCGCCGCCGCGAGAGCCTCTCCTTCATCCCTAAGGGGCTGGTGCGGAGCTCCGTGTGCCGCCTCAATGGGCTCCCACGGCCCCCCGAGAGCCCTGAGCCCCCCACCCAGCCCGAGGcaccagagctgtgccaggagaacGGGGCACAGCCCCCTGAGCCGCTGCTCATCCTGGAGGACGATGACGTGGGCACTGCGGTGTcacccccagggccacccccgCAGCTGCTACTGACACCCCCTCATCTGGGCACCAAGGTGTACCAGCTGGCACGGCAGTACAGCCTCCGCATCAAGAGCCGCCGGGCTGGCACCCGCCGCCCCCCGCTGCCGCCGCAGGAGgatggggaccccccccccagcaccccttCGCTGGCTGTGCCGCAGGATGAGGCACTGGTGGCGTCCCCGTCCCCACGTGCCCCCCGCAGCCCCTCGAGCCCCGTGGGCGCCGAACCCTTTGCCTGGCCCGATGTGCGGGAGCTCCGTGCCCGTTTCGgtgccccgcggccgccgctggTGAGCCGCAGCCGCTCGGCGCCTGAGGGTCCTGGCCGCGGTGGGCGTCCGGCCGGGAAGGAGCGGGGCAGCGGCCGGAGCCGCAGCGCTGAGGCCAACGGGGGCTCCAACACCCCGAGCCCGGCGCCAGCGCGGTACAGCAGTGACGGGGCGCTGTGGGTGGCCGCTGAAGCCCCCCTGGGTCCGGGGCAGcgggtgctggtgctggagcgGCTGCCAGAGCCCCCGGCCTATGTGCAGATCCGCTCGCCCACCACGCGGGAGAAGATCTGCCTGAAGGCGGTCGTGGAGCGCTGCAAAGCCTACCAGGCTTCCGAGGAGTACCGGCGGCGCTGCCCCGAGACCCCCGGCAGCCCCGAGCCGCTGCGCCACGGCCTCGTCAGGGACCTGCGGCAGAAGTTTCAGACCCTCGACGCTGCCAGCTAG